The following DNA comes from Micromonospora chokoriensis.
CACGCTCTCCAGCGGCGCTGATCGCAACCGGGGGAGGAGATCGAGGGCGACCCGCGCGGCGGTGCTCCAGTGCCGCTCCGCGTCCCGTACCCGGGCTGCGGCGTCCACTGCGGCGCCGCCGCTCGCCGCCGTCGCCTCACCCGCGGAGAGCACGTCGAGGGAGACCGCCATCGCGCGGCACCCGTTCGTGGCGGCGGTGAACGCGGCCCCCACCGTCCCGGAGTGCAACACGGCCCGACCGGCGTTGGCGCCCCGGTTGATGCCGGAGAGCACCACCGACGGCGGTGGGCCGAACGCGCCGTGCAGGGCGATCAACGTGATGAAGCCGGGGGAGCCGCCCACTCCGTACGCCGGCACTCCCGCCAGGTCCGGTAGCGGGTGGTCGTTCACGACGACCCTCCCGTCCCGTTCCATGGCGCTCATCGCGGCGCTGGTGCCGCTCGCCTCCTCCAACGGCGCGGCGACCACCACGTCCAGGCCCCGCTGCACGGCCGCCCAGGCCAGGGCCTGGATGCCGGGCGCGGCTATCCCGTCGTCGTTGGTGATCAACACCCGCACCGTCATCGGTCGACCACCCGGTCGGCCAGTTCATCGGGGGTGGTCCGCTCCTGTGGCCGGCTGTCCGCCGGCACCAGACGGACCCGGTCCACCAGGCCGGTGATCGAGTCCAGCCGTCCGGTGCCCAGGCCGTGCCGGGTCACGTTGAGCGCGCCGGCCGCGGCGCCGGTCCGGATGGCGGTCCGGATGTCTCCGCCGCCGGCCACGATGGCGGCCACCCCGGCGGTCATCGAGTCACCCGCGCCACGCGGGTCGGCGGCCTCCAGTCGGGGCATCTCGACCTCGAACAACTCCCCGTCGATGAGCGCGAGCGCCGGCTGGTCGGCTCGGCTCACCACCACCGTCTCGGCACCGGTCGCGTGCAACTCGTACATGGCCCGGGTCAGTTCGGCGGTGTCGTCGGTGCGGGCGCGGCCGTCACGGATCAACTCCTCGTGGCTCACCTTGAGGAAGAACACGCCGCTCTCCAGCACCGCTCCGAGATGATCGCCGGAGAGGTCGACCACGACCCGGCCGCCGTTGGCGCCGAGGTCCGCCGCGAAACGCCGGTACAGGTCGGCGGGGACGAGCCACGGCGCGTTCGGCCCGCTGAGAATGCTCACGGCGGCCCGCAGGCCCTCGCCGAGGGCCAGGTTGTACAACTCGTCGAGCTCGTGTCGGCTCAACGGCTGTCCGGGTACGTCGGCGATCTCCTGCCGGGACCCGCGCCGGCGGTCGTGCACGTACCCGCCGCTGCCGGAGTCGCGGACCACCACCTTGAGGTCGACGCCCTCGCTGACCAGCAATGGCTCCAACACCTGGCCGATCTCGCCGCCGAGGGCGGCGCAGAGCACCACGTCGACACCGAGCGACATCACCATCCGGGCCTGCCATACGCCCTGCCCACCGGGGTGCAGGTGCAGTTCGGGGTGGTCGTTGGGCTGGTCCAGGGTCACCGTCAGCTGTGGCGTGGGCGCGAAGACCATCACGTGCCCGCTCACCGGATCGTCGCCGTTCATGGTGTCCGCCCCCAGCACGTTCGGGTAATCCATCACTAATGGGACAAATGGTAGCTCCCTGTCCGGTCGTCCTGGGTTCGTCCGCCGGGGCGTTGCCAGCCGGACATCGGTAGGGGACGATCGTGCGACCATCGACGGCGGGAGACGGTGTGCTCAAGAGCGATACCTTCAGCTACACCGTCCAGGCCCGGTGCTCGCCGGCCCACGCGGCGGCGATGCTCAGCGACCTGACCCGCCAGGGCGAGCTGCACCCCCTGATCGTCCAGGTCCGTCGACTGCCACCCCGACCCGGCGCGCAGGCCAGTTACACGATCAACGACCGTCTGTCGGTGGGCCCGGCGCGCTTCACGACCACGTACCACGCGGACGTGCTGATCAACGAGGACGACGAGATCGTCATGGTGGCCCGCCAGTGGCCGGCCACCACAGTGCGAAACCACACCCGGCTGCGCCCCGAGCCGGACGGCCTGGTCCGGATCGACGTCGAGATCACCCTGACCGCGCCCGCCCCACTGTTCCGGTACGCGTTCCGCCAGGCCCGTGCCGCCCACCTCGCCCTGGCCACCCGACTGGGCCCGGCCCTGGAACGCGCCGACGACCCCCCACCCGCCGCCTGACCCCGCGCGCCCACGCCCCGCGCCCACGCCTCACGCCCGGGCCTTGCGCCTCGCGCCTCGCGCCTGGGCCTTGCGCCTTGCGCCTCGCGCCTGGGCCTTGCGCCTCGCGCCTGGGCCTTGCGCCTTGCGCCTCGCGCCTGGGCCTTGCGCCTCGCGCCCGGGCCTCGCGCCTGGGCCTTGCGCCTCGCGCCCGGGCCTCGCGCCTGGGCCTTGCGCCTCGCGCCCGGGCCTCGCGGCCGGGCCTTGCGCCCCGGCGTCCCGCGTCCCCGCCCCGCGCCCTGCGTCAAGATCCGCGCAATATCCCGGATGTTGCTGCCTCCGACGGGCGGGAGGCAGCACTATTCCTGATGTTGCGCGGATCTTGAGGGCGAACACCCGGCGCCGCCCAGGAGCGGATCGGCGCGCCCGCAGCCGTCAAGGTCACGCTCGATCATGGACGTAGTGGCCTGACGGCGCTCAGGAGACCACTACATCGTGGTTACAGCGCGATCATGGTGCTGTGGTCACGGTCGGCGTGTCGGCGCGGTCGGGGTGTGGTCACGGCCGGGGTGCGGTCACGGTCGGCGTGTCGGCGCGGTCGGGGTGTGGTCACGGCCGGGGTGCGGTCACGGTCGGCGTGTCGGCGCGGTCGGTGTGGTCGTTCGGGCGGCCTGTCGGCGGCCCCACGGCTTGTAGGTGGACAGCACCGTCGCGATGATCATGAGGGTGGTCGACACCGCGGGCGCGATCACCAGGTCGGCGCGATCCCGTGCGGGGAGGGCGGAGCCCAACGCTCCGGCGTGCCGCAGATTCGGGGTGAGCAGGAACAGCACCAGCCCGACCATCACCGTGGTGATCACGAGCTTGACCAACACCCACCGATAGCGCAGGAGGCCCCACGGGGTGAGCAGCGCGCTGACGACACCGATCAGCCAGGCCAGGACGCTGAGCGGTGCGAACAGGACGGTGCCGACCACCGCGCCGACCGGGTAGAAGACGGCCGGGTCGGCGCCCCGCTGTACGGCGATGCCGAGGGTGAGCAGCACCAGGTCGGCGCCGAGCCAGCCCAGCGAGGTGACCAGGTGCAGGGTGAGCAGCGCCTTGCGGGCGGTGGGTGGGATCCGAGGCATGCCGCGATGCTGCCCGCCGACCGTCGCCGGGTCGTCCGACGACCGGCGACATCGGGTGTACGTCCCGCGACGTAGCCGTGGCCGGTGCCCCTCGACGGGGGCACCGGCCACGAGTGGTCAGTAGACCGACAGGTGTACGTGGTTGGTGTGGTCGCTGGACGGGTCGCCGCCCGCCCCGCTGTACGCCTTCCACCCGCTGCTGGGCAGCCAGATCTGCCGGTACCAGATCACGTACAGCACGGCGAGCCGGTCGGCGTTGCGGATGAAGTACGCCGCCAGGTTGTTGCCGTACGTCTTGTCACCGCCGGTGGCGTCCCCGCCGAAGCCGCCCTTCTGCGCGGCGAAGTCGCAGGCTCGGCCCTTCGGGTGTTCGCCCGAGCCTCCGTTGCGGTGGCAGGAGACGTACCGGGTGAAGCCTGCGGCCTTGGCCTGGTTGAGGGCATGCAGGGTGCGCGGGGTGATGCAGCCGCTGGCCGGGGTGGGGTCGTCGACGCTGCACGACTCCTTCGGCCAGGAGCCGTCGGAGTTGCGCGGCGCGGCCTTGGCGTTGCTGGTGGAGGTGCCCCGGTTGGAGTCGGTGTCGGCGGTGGTCCGTGGCTTCGGGGTGGTGGCGACGGTCAGGGCTCGCTCGGCCTGCTCCTTGCGCTTGGCCATCACCGCGACCTGCTTGCGTTGCTCGTTGATCTCACCGTCCAGGGCGGCGCGGGTCCGGTTGGCCTGGTCCTTGGTGGTGAGGAGGTCGCGCAGCACCCGGTCCTCGTTGGCGGCCACCGCGTCCAGGGAGGCGGCCCGGTCCATGAAGCCTTCCGGGGTGTTGCTGTTGAGCAGCGCCGATATGGTGCTGAGTCGGCCGGTGCGGTACGCGACGCCGGCGATCTCGCCGACCTTGCCGTTGCGCTGGTCGAGCTCGACCTCGATGGTCTTCAGTTGGGTGGTGAGCTGCTGCTGCCGCTGCACGGAGGTGTCCAGGGCGCGTTTCGCGTCCAGGTAGCCCTTGCTGGCGGCTTCCAGTTGGGCGCGGAGCGCCGGGGTGCCGCCCTCTTCGTCGGAGTCGGGTGCGGCGGCCCGCTGGCCGGTCGGGGGAGCGGCCGAGGCGGTGCCGGCCGGGAGTGCGACGCCGAGAGCGAGCATCGCGACGATCAGGGCCGCCAGTCGGGCGGCGGGATGTCGTGCTGGTGCCACTGTCAGTCCTTCCGTCAGCCGCCGACCGGGTTAGCTGACGGGTTCGGGACGGAAGATCCCTACCGCTGACGCGGATGCACCCCAGGAACGTGGTTCCCCGGTTCGCCCGTGTGGGCGATTAGGCGACGACCACCACCGGCGCCGGGAGGCGCCGCCTGGTGGCGGCCGGGACAGAGCCTACCGGTACTCGTGGGGCGGCTGCAGCGAATGTGACGGACGGTGAGTGCGTCAGTACGGGGAACTCACCGTCACCACTCGATCGAGCCACAGGCCCCGGAGTTGGCGCCCGGCTCGATCTGCAGCGTCGCGTGTTCGATCCGGAAGTCGTCGTGCAGGGCCGTACGCGCGGCGGTGAGCACCGCGCCGACCTCTGCGCCGGGCTCCATGGTGAGGTGTGCGGAGGCGACGTCCATGCCCGAGGTGAGCGTCCAGACGTGCAGGTCGTGCACCTCGACCACACCGGGGACCGCCGCCAGCCGGTCGTGCACGGCGGTCACCTGGAGGTGTTCCGGTGCGGCCTGCACCAGGATGCGGATGGCCGCCCGGGCCAGCCGCCAGGTGCGCGGCAGGATGAACACGCCGATGGCGACGGCGACCAGCGGGTCGGCCCACCACCAGTCGGTGACGGTGATGAGCAGCGCCGCGCCGATCACGCCGACCGAGCCGAGCAGGTCGCCGAGGACCTCCAGGTAGGCGCCCTGGATGTTGATGCTCTCCCGCGCACCGGCGCGGAGGAGGCCGAAGGCGACGATGTTGGCGAGCAGGCCGAGGACGGCCACCACGAGCATCGGACCGGTGATGACCTCGTGCGGGTCGCCGAAGCGGCGGATCGCCTCGATGACCACGTAGACCGCGACGCCGGAGAGCAGGACGGCGTTGGCCAGTGCGGCGAGCACCTCGAGTCGGTAGAGCCCGAAGGTGCGTTGCGGGTCGCCGGTGGCCCGCCGGGTCGCGGTGATCGCGGCGAGCGCCATGCCGATGCCGAGCACGTCGGTGAACATGTGCCCGGCGTCGGAGAGCAGGGCGAGCGAGCCGGTGTGCAGGGCGGTGACCGCCTCGACCACCATCAGGGTGGCGAGCAGCCCGAAGGCCGCCCAGAGTCGACCCCGGTGCTGGTGCGCGGCATTGGCGACGGATCCGTGGTGGTGGTCATGACCTGCTCCCACGTGAACTACCTTCCGCCGCCGTCCGAGGTCCGGTCCAATGTATGTTCACATCGCAATGTGTGCAAGTGTACGGGTCGCACCTCCCGCCGGCCGGCGCTCGCGCAGGTCAGTCGGTGGGGTCGATGGTGGTGAGTCGCTGGGTGGCCCGGGACAGCGCCACGTACAGGGTGCGTACCCCGGCACCCGGATCCGCCCGGATCTCGCTCGGGGCGACCAGCACGACTCCGTCGTACTCCATGCCCTTGGCCTCCAGGCTGGTGACCACCTGCAACCTCGGCGCGTCCAGCGCGTCGAGCCAGCCGGCGACCTCGTCGCGACGCGGCACCGGCGTGATCACGCCGACCGTGCCCTCCACCTCGGCCAGCAGGTCGGCGGCGGCCTTCACGGTCGCGATCTCCAACCCCGCCGCGGGCACCACCAGCTCGACCGGATCGACGCCGGTGGAGCGGACGGCGGTCGGCAGCGGCAGGTCCGGGTAGAGCCGGCGGATCTCCGCCGCCGCCACCGCGAAGATCTCCGACGAGTTGCGGTAGTTGGTGGTGAGCGTGAAGTCGTGCCGCTTGCGCCGGCCCAACGCCTGGTCCCGGGCCCGGTCCAACTCGTCGGGGTCGCCGGTCCATGCGGTCTGCGCCGGGTCACCCACCACGGTCCAGGAGGCCAGCCGGCCACGACGGCCGATCATCCGCCACTGCATCGGCGAGACGTCCTGCGCCTCGTCGACCACCACGTGCGCGTAGTCCCGGTAGTCCTCCGGGCGCTCCCGGGCCGCCGCGCGAGCGGCCCGCTGCCGGTCGGCGGCGGTGCTCAGCTCGCGTACGCCGCCCGCCAGCTGGAACGGGTCGCGACGGGCCCGGGCCGGCTGCACCGGCTTGCCGAGCAGCGCGTCCAACTCGTCCAGCAGCGCGATGTCGGCGATGGTCAGCCCGGTCGAGTCCAGATCCCGGTACGCGGTGGTGAGCAGCCGGGTCTCCGCGTTGGAGAGGATCCCCCCAGCGTACCGGCGCAGCCGGTCCGGCTGGGTCAGCCAGCCGAGCACGTGCCGAGGGTGCAGACGGGGCCACCACGCCTTGAGGAACTCCCGGAACTCCGCCCGCTCGGCGATCTCCGCCTCGAAGGCCCGCTGTTCCGGCAGTCGGGTGACACCCACCTCCCGCGCCTGCGCCCAGAGCGCGGCGAACACCCCGTCGAAGCCGGCCCGGCGCACCTCGTTGCGGCGGGCGCCCCGGTGCAGCGCGCGGTCCCGGATCCGGTCCAGCGTCGTCCGGTCCAGCCGCAGCAGCGTGCCCCGGTACAGCAGCCGCAGCTCACCCGGGCCGCCCGGCACCGCGTCGCGGGCCGCCCGCTCCAGCACCCGACGCATCCGCAGCGAACCCTTCACCGCCGCCACCCGGGGTGGGTCGGTGCGGGTGGCGCTCATCCCCGGGAAGAGGGTGCCCAACGAGTGCAGGGTGGCGGTGTCCTCACCGAGCGACGGCAGCACCGAGCCGATGTACTCCACGAACACCGACGACGGGCCCACCACCAGGATGCCGCCGCCCGCGTACCGGCTGCGGTCGGAGTAGAGCAGGAACGCGGCCCGGTGCAGGGCGACGGCGGTCTTGCCGGTGCCGGGGCCACCGGCGACGATCGTCACCCCGGAACCGGGCGAACGGATCGCCTCGTCCTGCTCGCGCTGGATGGTCGCCACGATGTCCCGCATGCCCCGGCCGGTGGCCTTGGACAGGGTGGCCAGCAGCGCGCCGTCGCCGACGACCGTCATCCCCTCCGGCGCGGCGGTCGGGTCCAGCAGGTCGTCCTCAATTCGGGTGACCCGTTCGGCCCGGGACTGGATCGTGCGGCGACGCACCACGTTCAGCGGCTGCGCCGGGGTGGCCTGGTAGAAGGCGGCGGCCGCCGGGGCCCGCCAGTCCACGACCAGCGTGGTGGCGTCCTCGTCCCGGATGCCGAGCCGTCCGACGTGCAGCACCTGACGGTCGCGCAGGTCCAGCCGGCCGAAGACCAGCCCCTCGTGCTCGGCGTCCAGCGTGTGCCGCCGCTGCGCCGCGTGGAAGACCATCGCGTCGCGCTCCACCAGCGCACCGAACGTGCCCACCCGAGCCATCCGGTAGCCGTCGCGCTCGGCGCGGACCGCCGACTGCCGCAGTTCGGCCAACCGGGCGTACACCCGGTCGAGGTGGCGTTGCTCGACGGCGATCTCCTGCTCCAGGCCGGTCTGGTCGGTCAACGCACGCTCCTTCGACTGTCGCCGGCAGGCGGCGGGAACCGCGCAGGCCAACCGCAGAAGGGTACGGCCCCGCGCCCGGCCCGCCGCGCCCGAGGTGCGGGAACGTGGTCAGACGCCGGTCCCGGCGGGGGTCGCGTCGAGGCTGCGGGGCGGCGGTTCGGCGAGCACCCGACGCAGGACTCCGGTGAGCGCGGCGGTGACCTCGTCCGGCCGTTCCATCATCAGCATGTGCCCGGCACCAGGGCAGATGGTCAGCTCGGTGGCCGGCAGGGCCGCCGCGATCGACTCGGCGCACGGCGGTGGGGTCAACCGGTCCCGGTCGCCGACCAGAGCGGCGGCCGGCAGGTGGGCCAGCGCGGCGAGGGTGTCCAGGCGGTGCTGGGCACCGATGGAGGCGCGGAACCCGCCAATCGAACGCAGCGAGGCACGAGCCACCGCCGAGGTCACCAGGCGCAGGTCGGACGGGTCGCAGCGGTCGCCGAAGAGCATCCAGCGGATGCTCGGTCGCAGCGCGTTCAGCAGAGCCCGGGGCGCACGCCACGAACCGCATCGGGCCAACACCCCGGCGCCGGTCGTCTCGGCCAGCCGGATCAGGCGGGCGATCCGCGGTGAGAGGCC
Coding sequences within:
- the surE gene encoding 5'/3'-nucleotidase SurE, whose translation is MTVRVLITNDDGIAAPGIQALAWAAVQRGLDVVVAAPLEEASGTSAAMSAMERDGRVVVNDHPLPDLAGVPAYGVGGSPGFITLIALHGAFGPPPSVVLSGINRGANAGRAVLHSGTVGAAFTAATNGCRAMAVSLDVLSAGEATAASGGAAVDAAARVRDAERHWSTAARVALDLLPRLRSAPLESVLNVNAPDLPHGQLRGVRRGALASFGQVQMTVAESGHGFVRTSLEEPGQAAQPGTDVALLAAGYASVTAIRAVTEATDVDLTGLDEQT
- a CDS encoding PfkB family carbohydrate kinase, with protein sequence MVFAPTPQLTVTLDQPNDHPELHLHPGGQGVWQARMVMSLGVDVVLCAALGGEIGQVLEPLLVSEGVDLKVVVRDSGSGGYVHDRRRGSRQEIADVPGQPLSRHELDELYNLALGEGLRAAVSILSGPNAPWLVPADLYRRFAADLGANGGRVVVDLSGDHLGAVLESGVFFLKVSHEELIRDGRARTDDTAELTRAMYELHATGAETVVVSRADQPALALIDGELFEVEMPRLEAADPRGAGDSMTAGVAAIVAGGGDIRTAIRTGAAAGALNVTRHGLGTGRLDSITGLVDRVRLVPADSRPQERTTPDELADRVVDR
- a CDS encoding SRPBCC family protein; the encoded protein is MLKSDTFSYTVQARCSPAHAAAMLSDLTRQGELHPLIVQVRRLPPRPGAQASYTINDRLSVGPARFTTTYHADVLINEDDEIVMVARQWPATTVRNHTRLRPEPDGLVRIDVEITLTAPAPLFRYAFRQARAAHLALATRLGPALERADDPPPAA
- a CDS encoding coiled-coil domain-containing protein; this encodes MAPARHPAARLAALIVAMLALGVALPAGTASAAPPTGQRAAAPDSDEEGGTPALRAQLEAASKGYLDAKRALDTSVQRQQQLTTQLKTIEVELDQRNGKVGEIAGVAYRTGRLSTISALLNSNTPEGFMDRAASLDAVAANEDRVLRDLLTTKDQANRTRAALDGEINEQRKQVAVMAKRKEQAERALTVATTPKPRTTADTDSNRGTSTSNAKAAPRNSDGSWPKESCSVDDPTPASGCITPRTLHALNQAKAAGFTRYVSCHRNGGSGEHPKGRACDFAAQKGGFGGDATGGDKTYGNNLAAYFIRNADRLAVLYVIWYRQIWLPSSGWKAYSGAGGDPSSDHTNHVHLSVY
- a CDS encoding cation diffusion facilitator family transporter, translated to MGAGHDHHHGSVANAAHQHRGRLWAAFGLLATLMVVEAVTALHTGSLALLSDAGHMFTDVLGIGMALAAITATRRATGDPQRTFGLYRLEVLAALANAVLLSGVAVYVVIEAIRRFGDPHEVITGPMLVVAVLGLLANIVAFGLLRAGARESINIQGAYLEVLGDLLGSVGVIGAALLITVTDWWWADPLVAVAIGVFILPRTWRLARAAIRILVQAAPEHLQVTAVHDRLAAVPGVVEVHDLHVWTLTSGMDVASAHLTMEPGAEVGAVLTAARTALHDDFRIEHATLQIEPGANSGACGSIEW
- a CDS encoding HelD family protein; this encodes MTDQTGLEQEIAVEQRHLDRVYARLAELRQSAVRAERDGYRMARVGTFGALVERDAMVFHAAQRRHTLDAEHEGLVFGRLDLRDRQVLHVGRLGIRDEDATTLVVDWRAPAAAAFYQATPAQPLNVVRRRTIQSRAERVTRIEDDLLDPTAAPEGMTVVGDGALLATLSKATGRGMRDIVATIQREQDEAIRSPGSGVTIVAGGPGTGKTAVALHRAAFLLYSDRSRYAGGGILVVGPSSVFVEYIGSVLPSLGEDTATLHSLGTLFPGMSATRTDPPRVAAVKGSLRMRRVLERAARDAVPGGPGELRLLYRGTLLRLDRTTLDRIRDRALHRGARRNEVRRAGFDGVFAALWAQAREVGVTRLPEQRAFEAEIAERAEFREFLKAWWPRLHPRHVLGWLTQPDRLRRYAGGILSNAETRLLTTAYRDLDSTGLTIADIALLDELDALLGKPVQPARARRDPFQLAGGVRELSTAADRQRAARAAARERPEDYRDYAHVVVDEAQDVSPMQWRMIGRRGRLASWTVVGDPAQTAWTGDPDELDRARDQALGRRKRHDFTLTTNYRNSSEIFAVAAAEIRRLYPDLPLPTAVRSTGVDPVELVVPAAGLEIATVKAAADLLAEVEGTVGVITPVPRRDEVAGWLDALDAPRLQVVTSLEAKGMEYDGVVLVAPSEIRADPGAGVRTLYVALSRATQRLTTIDPTD
- a CDS encoding alpha/beta fold hydrolase, whose protein sequence is MPERFEVGMPDGVRLNVEVTGPADAPVTAILLHGWTLDGRAWHRQVDALGTTPVGGAVRVVTYDARGHGHSSCMALPTATLAQLGDDLATVIDSVAPTGPVVLVGHSMGGMTIMEYAHRHPAHFAARTSGLVFVSTTAEGHTHTVYGLSPRIARLIRLAETTGAGVLARCGSWRAPRALLNALRPSIRWMLFGDRCDPSDLRLVTSAVARASLRSIGGFRASIGAQHRLDTLAALAHLPAAALVGDRDRLTPPPCAESIAAALPATELTICPGAGHMLMMERPDEVTAALTGVLRRVLAEPPPRSLDATPAGTGV